The Tripterygium wilfordii isolate XIE 37 chromosome 4, ASM1340144v1, whole genome shotgun sequence genome has a window encoding:
- the LOC119997690 gene encoding E3 ubiquitin-protein ligase SINAT2-like isoform X4 produces MTSNAEQRGSPLSKPSNPSNGNLGMSSNNDVHELLDCPVCMSLMYPPIFQCSNGHTLCSKCKARVRNSCPTCRQELGNIRCLALEKVAASLELPCRYQNLGCQDIFPYYCKLRHEKICKYRPYSCPYAGAECSVTGDISFLIMHLKEDHKVDLHDGSTFNHRYVKCNPHEIENATWMLTVFNCFGRQFCLHFEAFHIGNAPVYMAFLRFMGDEDEARQFTYSLEVGGNGRKLTWQGIPRSIRDSHKKVRDSQDGLIIQRNLALFFSGNDRQELKLKVAGRIWKEQ; encoded by the exons ATGACGTCAAATGCAGAACAAAGAGGCTCTCCCTTAAGCAAGCCTTCCAATCCATCCAATGGAAATCTcggaatgtcatcaaataatgatGTTCATGAGCTACTTGACTGTCCTGTTTGCATGAGTTTAATGTACCCTCCAATTTTTCAG TGTTCCAATGGCCACACTTTGTGTTCGAAGTGCAAGGCTAGAGTACGCAACTCTTGTCCAACTTGCCGCCAAGAGCTTGGAAACATAAGGTGTTTGGCTCTTGAAAAGGTTGCAGCATCTTTGGAACTCCCGTGCCGATACCAAAATTTGGGTTGCCAGGATATCTTCCCATACTACTGCAAGCTCAGACATGAAAAGATCTGTAAATATCGTCCATACAGCTGCCCCTATGCTGGAGCTGAGTGTTCTGTTACTGGTGACATCTCATTCCTCATAATGCATCTCAAGGAGGATCACAAGGTTGACTTGCACGATGGATCTACTTTCAATCACCGATATGTCAAATGCAATCCACATGAAATTGAAAATGCTACGTGGATGTTGACA GTATTTAATTGTTTTGGCCGACAATTTTGCTTGCACTTTGAGGCTTTTCACATAGGAAATGCACCGGTTTACATGGCCTTTCTGCGATTCATGGGCGATGAAGATGAAGCTAGGCAATTTACTTACAGTCTGGAAGTTGGTGGAAATGGCAGGAAGCTTACATGGCAAGGAATTCCTAGAAGCATTCGCGATAGCCATAAGAAAGTCCGAGATAGTCAGGATGGATTGATCATTCAACGGAACTTGGCACTCTTCTTTTCAGGCAATGATCGACAGGAGCTGAAGCTGAAAGTGGCTGGAAGAATCTGGAAAGAACAGTGA
- the LOC119997690 gene encoding E3 ubiquitin-protein ligase SINAT2-like isoform X1, which produces MVLMLLDQAYGVKYSSGYVGFDYGMTSNAEQRGSPLSKPSNPSNGNLGMSSNNDVHELLDCPVCMSLMYPPIFQCSNGHTLCSKCKARVRNSCPTCRQELGNIRCLALEKVAASLELPCRYQNLGCQDIFPYYCKLRHEKICKYRPYSCPYAGAECSVTGDISFLIMHLKEDHKVDLHDGSTFNHRYVKCNPHEIENATWMLTVFNCFGRQFCLHFEAFHIGNAPVYMAFLRFMGDEDEARQFTYSLEVGGNGRKLTWQGIPRSIRDSHKKVRDSQDGLIIQRNLALFFSGNDRQELKLKVAGRIWKEQ; this is translated from the exons ATGGTTCTGATGTTGTTGGATCAAGCTTATGGGGTCAAGTACTCATCTGGGTATGTAGGCTTTG ACTATGGTATGACGTCAAATGCAGAACAAAGAGGCTCTCCCTTAAGCAAGCCTTCCAATCCATCCAATGGAAATCTcggaatgtcatcaaataatgatGTTCATGAGCTACTTGACTGTCCTGTTTGCATGAGTTTAATGTACCCTCCAATTTTTCAG TGTTCCAATGGCCACACTTTGTGTTCGAAGTGCAAGGCTAGAGTACGCAACTCTTGTCCAACTTGCCGCCAAGAGCTTGGAAACATAAGGTGTTTGGCTCTTGAAAAGGTTGCAGCATCTTTGGAACTCCCGTGCCGATACCAAAATTTGGGTTGCCAGGATATCTTCCCATACTACTGCAAGCTCAGACATGAAAAGATCTGTAAATATCGTCCATACAGCTGCCCCTATGCTGGAGCTGAGTGTTCTGTTACTGGTGACATCTCATTCCTCATAATGCATCTCAAGGAGGATCACAAGGTTGACTTGCACGATGGATCTACTTTCAATCACCGATATGTCAAATGCAATCCACATGAAATTGAAAATGCTACGTGGATGTTGACA GTATTTAATTGTTTTGGCCGACAATTTTGCTTGCACTTTGAGGCTTTTCACATAGGAAATGCACCGGTTTACATGGCCTTTCTGCGATTCATGGGCGATGAAGATGAAGCTAGGCAATTTACTTACAGTCTGGAAGTTGGTGGAAATGGCAGGAAGCTTACATGGCAAGGAATTCCTAGAAGCATTCGCGATAGCCATAAGAAAGTCCGAGATAGTCAGGATGGATTGATCATTCAACGGAACTTGGCACTCTTCTTTTCAGGCAATGATCGACAGGAGCTGAAGCTGAAAGTGGCTGGAAGAATCTGGAAAGAACAGTGA
- the LOC119997752 gene encoding peroxidase A2-like, with product MRYMPKRLKMPCFHNILLMVVLSGFLLGGSFSYAQLSPTFYDETCPNVTTIIRDIIEDALESDPRIGASLIRLHFHDCFVQGCDASILLDNNATLGIVSEKEAGPNNNSARGYDVVDAMKTALETACPGVVSCADILTVAAEESVDLAGGPSWTVLLGRRDSTTANRALANTALPGPTQPVDVLKQRFSDVGLNTTVDLVALSGAHTFGRSQCSSFIGRLYNFSGTGSPDPTLNATYLQTLQQLCPQSGNLSVLADLDPTTPNAFDNNYFSNLLVNQGLLQSDQELFSTNGSDTIDIVRNFSANSSAFFEAFVVSMIRMGNISVLTGTEGEIRLNCSKINDNSLRSSGDGALVSSI from the exons ATGAGGTATATGCCAAAAAGACTGAAAATGCCCTGTTTTCACAATATACTTCTCATGGTTGTACTGAGTGGATTCTTGCTGGGCGGATCCTTCTCCTACGCCCAGCTGAGTCCTACATTTTACGACGAAACTTGCCCGAACGTGACCACCATAATACGCGACATCATTGAGGACGCATTAGAGTCCGATCCCCGGATCGGTGCCAGCCTCATTAGGCTTCATTTCCACGACTGCTTTGTTCAA GGCTGTGATGCATCAATTTTGTTGGACAACAATGCCACTTTGGGGATAGTGAGTGAGAAGGAAGCAGGTCCAAATAATAACTCCGCGAGGGGTTATGATGTTGTTGATGCCATGAAGACCGCGCTGGAAACGGCTTGTCCCGGCGTTGTTTCGTGCGCTGATATTCTCACTGTTGCTGCCGAAGAATCTGTTGACTTG GCAGGAGGACCATCGTGGACAGTTTTGTTAGGAAGAAGAGACAGCACAACAGCAAATAGAGCATTAGCCAATACTGCCCTTCCAGGTCCAACACAACCCGTTGACGTACTCAAACAGAGGTTCTCAGATGTCGGCCTTAACACTACCGTCGATTTGGTTGCTCTCTCTG GTGCTCATACATTTGGAAGGTCACAATGTAGCAGTTTCATAGGCAGATTATACAATTTCAGTGGCACTGGCAGTCCTGACCCAACATTGAACGCAACTTACCTTCAAACACTGCAACAGCTTTGCCCTCAAAGCGGAAACCTCAGTGTTTTGGCTGATCTAGACCCGACCACGCCTAATGCTTTCGACAATAATTACTTCTCCAATCTTTTAGTTAATCAAGGACTTCTTCAGAGTGATCAAGAGCTATTCTCTACAAATGGGTCTGACACGATTGACATTGTTAGGAACTTCAGTGCTAATTCAAGTGCTTTCTTTGAAGCCTTTGTGGTGTCCATGATTAGAATGGGGAATATCAGCGTATTGACAGGGACAGAAGGAGAGATTAGATTGAACTGCAGCAAAATCAATGATAATTCGCTTCGATCAAGTGGTGATGGTGCTCTGGTTAGCTCAATTTGA
- the LOC119997690 gene encoding E3 ubiquitin-protein ligase SINAT2-like isoform X3 gives MGSSTHLDYGMTSNAEQRGSPLSKPSNPSNGNLGMSSNNDVHELLDCPVCMSLMYPPIFQCSNGHTLCSKCKARVRNSCPTCRQELGNIRCLALEKVAASLELPCRYQNLGCQDIFPYYCKLRHEKICKYRPYSCPYAGAECSVTGDISFLIMHLKEDHKVDLHDGSTFNHRYVKCNPHEIENATWMLTVFNCFGRQFCLHFEAFHIGNAPVYMAFLRFMGDEDEARQFTYSLEVGGNGRKLTWQGIPRSIRDSHKKVRDSQDGLIIQRNLALFFSGNDRQELKLKVAGRIWKEQ, from the exons ATGGGGTCAAGTACTCATCTGG ACTATGGTATGACGTCAAATGCAGAACAAAGAGGCTCTCCCTTAAGCAAGCCTTCCAATCCATCCAATGGAAATCTcggaatgtcatcaaataatgatGTTCATGAGCTACTTGACTGTCCTGTTTGCATGAGTTTAATGTACCCTCCAATTTTTCAG TGTTCCAATGGCCACACTTTGTGTTCGAAGTGCAAGGCTAGAGTACGCAACTCTTGTCCAACTTGCCGCCAAGAGCTTGGAAACATAAGGTGTTTGGCTCTTGAAAAGGTTGCAGCATCTTTGGAACTCCCGTGCCGATACCAAAATTTGGGTTGCCAGGATATCTTCCCATACTACTGCAAGCTCAGACATGAAAAGATCTGTAAATATCGTCCATACAGCTGCCCCTATGCTGGAGCTGAGTGTTCTGTTACTGGTGACATCTCATTCCTCATAATGCATCTCAAGGAGGATCACAAGGTTGACTTGCACGATGGATCTACTTTCAATCACCGATATGTCAAATGCAATCCACATGAAATTGAAAATGCTACGTGGATGTTGACA GTATTTAATTGTTTTGGCCGACAATTTTGCTTGCACTTTGAGGCTTTTCACATAGGAAATGCACCGGTTTACATGGCCTTTCTGCGATTCATGGGCGATGAAGATGAAGCTAGGCAATTTACTTACAGTCTGGAAGTTGGTGGAAATGGCAGGAAGCTTACATGGCAAGGAATTCCTAGAAGCATTCGCGATAGCCATAAGAAAGTCCGAGATAGTCAGGATGGATTGATCATTCAACGGAACTTGGCACTCTTCTTTTCAGGCAATGATCGACAGGAGCTGAAGCTGAAAGTGGCTGGAAGAATCTGGAAAGAACAGTGA
- the LOC119997690 gene encoding E3 ubiquitin-protein ligase SINAT2-like isoform X2 has protein sequence MAPGGIVYNEVIESPVLFSDYGMTSNAEQRGSPLSKPSNPSNGNLGMSSNNDVHELLDCPVCMSLMYPPIFQCSNGHTLCSKCKARVRNSCPTCRQELGNIRCLALEKVAASLELPCRYQNLGCQDIFPYYCKLRHEKICKYRPYSCPYAGAECSVTGDISFLIMHLKEDHKVDLHDGSTFNHRYVKCNPHEIENATWMLTVFNCFGRQFCLHFEAFHIGNAPVYMAFLRFMGDEDEARQFTYSLEVGGNGRKLTWQGIPRSIRDSHKKVRDSQDGLIIQRNLALFFSGNDRQELKLKVAGRIWKEQ, from the exons ATGGCTCCTGGAGGCATAGTCTACAATGAAGTGATTGAGTCTCCCGTTTTATTTTCAGACTATGGTATGACGTCAAATGCAGAACAAAGAGGCTCTCCCTTAAGCAAGCCTTCCAATCCATCCAATGGAAATCTcggaatgtcatcaaataatgatGTTCATGAGCTACTTGACTGTCCTGTTTGCATGAGTTTAATGTACCCTCCAATTTTTCAG TGTTCCAATGGCCACACTTTGTGTTCGAAGTGCAAGGCTAGAGTACGCAACTCTTGTCCAACTTGCCGCCAAGAGCTTGGAAACATAAGGTGTTTGGCTCTTGAAAAGGTTGCAGCATCTTTGGAACTCCCGTGCCGATACCAAAATTTGGGTTGCCAGGATATCTTCCCATACTACTGCAAGCTCAGACATGAAAAGATCTGTAAATATCGTCCATACAGCTGCCCCTATGCTGGAGCTGAGTGTTCTGTTACTGGTGACATCTCATTCCTCATAATGCATCTCAAGGAGGATCACAAGGTTGACTTGCACGATGGATCTACTTTCAATCACCGATATGTCAAATGCAATCCACATGAAATTGAAAATGCTACGTGGATGTTGACA GTATTTAATTGTTTTGGCCGACAATTTTGCTTGCACTTTGAGGCTTTTCACATAGGAAATGCACCGGTTTACATGGCCTTTCTGCGATTCATGGGCGATGAAGATGAAGCTAGGCAATTTACTTACAGTCTGGAAGTTGGTGGAAATGGCAGGAAGCTTACATGGCAAGGAATTCCTAGAAGCATTCGCGATAGCCATAAGAAAGTCCGAGATAGTCAGGATGGATTGATCATTCAACGGAACTTGGCACTCTTCTTTTCAGGCAATGATCGACAGGAGCTGAAGCTGAAAGTGGCTGGAAGAATCTGGAAAGAACAGTGA
- the LOC119997688 gene encoding GTP-binding protein BRASSINAZOLE INSENSITIVE PALE GREEN 2, chloroplastic has protein sequence MLLCRNLSPSRLKPLLSLSLFAHPLAGPSLHLLSQPSRPQHLRNQSKLLLFFDYFCSQSQQKLPSSLASTRLSLTRDGNYDEATPTNAVCPGCGVHIQDSNPKHPGFFTAPSAKDPDYNSRAHLVRTSLFEPEFSGSLKKGIIVEDEAENVEPDLMMKKPEKPIVCARCHSLRHYGKVKDPTTENLLPDFDFDHTVGKRLASIKGTRSVVLMVVDAVDFDGSFPKKVAKLVSETIEENYTAWKEGKSGNVPRMVLVVTKIDLLPSSLSPTRFEHWVRQRAREGGAVKITKVHFVSAVRNWGLKGLVEDVVGLAGSRGNVWAIGAQNAGKSTLLNAIAKCVGEGRAISHLTEAPVPGTTLGIVRVDGVLPVQAKLFDTPGLLHPHQITTRLNREEQKLVCISKELKPRTYRIKAGHTVHIGGLMRLDIEESSVETVYVTVWASPLLPLHMGKTEKVATMVTGHFGSQLQPPIGEKRAEELGQWVKHEFRVSGSTWDSSSVDIAAAGLGWFAVGLKGEAVLGVWTYEGIDVVLRNSLIPYRSQIFEESGFTVSKIVANADQALNKPQRQSEKKKKRKDPKAAFPAELPRSTVEASSNSC, from the exons ATGCTACTCTGCCGAAACCTCTCCCCTTCAAGGCTGAAGCCTCTGCTGTCTCTCTCACTCTTCGCTCATCCCCTTGCAGGCCCTTCTCTCCACCTTCTCTCTCAGCCTTCAAGACCGCAACATCTACGAAACCAATCAAAATTACTTCTCTTTTTCGATTACTTCTGTTCACAATCACAGCAGAAGCTACCGTCCTCCCTCGCTTCTACTCGTTTGTCCCTCACCCGTGATGGTAATTACGACGAAGCCACCCCCACAAACGCCGTCTGCCCCGGCTGCGGGGTCCACATACAGGATTCGAACCCTAAACACCCTGGTTTCTTCACAGCACCATCGGCCAAGGATCCCGATTACAATTCTCGTGCCCATCTCGTGCGAACTTCGTTGTTCGAGCCTGAGTTCTCCGGATCACTCAAGAAGGGCATAATCGTTGAAGATGAAGCGGAAAATGTTGAGCCGGATTTGATGATGAAGAAACCTGAGAAACCAATTGTTTGCGCGAGGTGCCATTCGTTGAGGCATTATGGTAAGGTGAAGGATCCAACGACGGAGAATTTGTTGccggattttgattttgatcacACTGTTGGGAAACGGTTGGCTTCGATCAAGGGGACTCGGTCCGTGGTGTTAATGGTAGTGGATGCCGTGGATTTTGATGGATCGTTTCCAAAAAAGGTTGCTAAGTTGGTTTCAGAGACAATTGAGGAGAATTACACGGCGTGGAAGGAAGGGAAGTCTGGGAATGTGCCAAGAATGGTGCTTGTGGTGACTAAGATTGATTTGTTGCCGAGTAGTTTATCCCCTACAAGATTTGAGCATTGGGTGAGGCAACGAGCCAGGGAAGGAGGAGCGGTTAAGATCACGAAAGTGCATTTTGTTAGCGCAGTGAGGAATTGGGGATTGAAGGGTTTGGTCGAGGATGTGGTGGGATTGGCAGGGTCAAGAGGCAATGTGTGGGCAATAGGAGCACAGAATGCAGGGAAGAGCACATTGTTAAATGCAATAGCAAAGTGTGTTGGAGAAGGAAGGGCTATTAGTCATTTGACAGAGGCACCGGTGCCTGGCACCACATTGGGAATTGTCAGGGTGGATGGGGTGCTACCGGTTCAGGCTAAGTTGTTTGACACACCAGGCCTTCTGCATCCCCATCAGATTACGACAAGGTTGAATAGGGAAGAGCAGAAGCTGGTGTGTATTAGTAAGGAGTTGAAACCAAGGACATACAGGATTAAG GCAGGTCATACAGTTCACATTGGTGGGCTCATGAGGCTAGATATTGAAGAATCATCTGTCGAGACTGTATATGTTACAGTCTGGGCATCTCCACTCCTTCCTTTACACATGGGGAAAACTGAAAAAGTGGCGACAATGGTGACAGGCCATTTTGGTAGCCAGTTGCAG CCCCCTATTGGGGAGAAACGAGCTGAAGAGCTTGGACAATGGGTGAAACATGAATTTCGTGTCAGTGGTAGCACCTGGGATTCAAGTTCTGTTGACATCGCTGCAGCTGGTCTTGGTTGGTTTGCTGTTGGACTTAAAGGAGAAGCAGTTTTGGGTGTCTGGACATATGAAGGCATTGATGTTGTTCTTCGCAATTCTTTGATTCCTTACAGATCTCAGATTTTTGAAGAGTCAGGATTTACAGTATCAAAAATTGTGGCCAACGCTGACCAAGCTTTAAATAAGCCACAACGCCAAAgcgagaaaaagaaaaaacgtaAAGACCCCAAAGCTGCCTTTCCTGCTGAACTGCCAAGATCAACTGTTGAAGCTAGCTCAAATTCTTGCTAA
- the LOC119996286 gene encoding peroxidase A2-like, producing MRYMPNRLKMPCFHHMLLIVVLSGFLLGGSFSYAQLSPTFYNETCPNATTIIRDIIEDALQSDPRIGASLIRLHFHDCFVQGCDASILLDNNATLGIVSEKEAFPNNNSVRGYDVVDAMKTALENACPGVVSCADIITVAAEESVELAGGPSWTVLLGRRDSTTANRTLANTAIPAPTQPVDVLKQRFSDVGLNTTVDLVALSGAHTFGRSQCSSFIGRLYNFSGTGSPDPTLNATYLQTLQQLCPQSGNLSVLADLDPTTPDAFDNNYFSNLLVNQGLLQSDQELFSTNGSDTIDIVRNFSANSSAFFEAFVVSMIRMGNISVLTGTEGEIRLNCSKINDNSLRSSGDGALVSSI from the exons ATGAGGTATATGCCCAATAGACTGAAAATGCCCTGTTTTCACCATATGCTTCTCATAGTTGTATTGAGTGGATTCTTGCTGGGCGGATCCTTCTCCTACGCCCAGCTGAGCCCTACATTTTACAACGAAACATGCCCGAATGCTACCACCATAATACGCGACATCATTGAGGACGCGTTACAGTCCGATCCCCGCATCGGTGCCAGCCTCATTAGGCTTCATTTCCATGACTGCTTTGTTCAA GGCTGTGATGCATCGATTTTGTTGGACAACAATGCCACTTTGGGGATAGTGAGTGAGAAGGAAGCATTTCCCAATAATAACTCCGTGAGGGGTTATGATGTTGTTGATGCCATGAAGACTGCGCTAGAAAATGCTTGTCCCGGCGTCGTTTCGTGCGCTGATATTATCACTGTTGCTGCTGAAGAATCTGTTGAATTG GCGGGAGGACCATCATGGACAGTTTTGTTAGGAAGAAGAGACAGCACAACAGCAAATAGAACATTAGCCAATACTGCCATTCCAGCTCCAACACAACCCGTTGATGTACTCAAACAGAGGTTCTCAGATGTCGGCCTTAACACTACCGTCGATTTGGTTGCTCTCTCTG GTGCTCACACATTTGGAAGGTCACAATGTAGCAGTTTCATAGGCAGATTATACAATTTCAGTGGCACTGGCAGTCCTGACCCAACATTGAACGCAACTTACCTTCAAACACTGCAACAGCTTTGCCCTCAAAGCGGAAACCTCAGTGTTTTGGCTGATCTAGACCCGACCACGCCTGATGCTTTCGACAATAATTACTTCTCTAATCTTTTAGTTAATCAAGGACTTCTTCAGAGTGATCAAGAGCTATTCTCTACAAATGGGTCTGACACGATTGACATTGTTAGGAACTTCAGTGCTAATTCAAGTGCTTTCTTTGAAGCCTTTGTGGTGTCCATGATTAGAATGGGGAATATCAGCGTATTGACAGGGACAGAAGGAGAGATTAGATTGAACTGCAGCAAAATCAATGATAATTCGCTTCGATCAAGTGGTGATGGTGCTCTGGTTAGCTCAATTTGA
- the LOC119996832 gene encoding probable plastid-lipid-associated protein 12, chloroplastic, with product MAELRSLRYVWRQIHFRESESSTCQKKNHTCLYNNLLVSATPKLIPSLTMALKFCVTNSGLQLNSAHAFSSSLKPKPLVSLKSHGSFKSFRNQRHLKICQSSLVDEQQQETSFSDAENQLIDALIGIQGRGRSASPRQLNDVEQAVKFLEGLGGVPDPTSSSLIEGRWQLMFTTRPGTASPIQRTFVGVDFFSVFQEVCLRTNDPRVSNIVRFSDAIGELKVEV from the exons ATGGCAGAGCTTAGG TCTTTGAGATATGTATGGCGCCAAATTCATTTCCGTGAGAGCGAATCTTCCACGTGTCAGAAAAAGAACCACACGTGTCTGTATAATAACCTTCTAGTCTCGGCTACACCAAAATTAATTCCTTCTCTTACAATGGCACTGAAATTCTGTGTAACAAATTCAGGACTCCAATTAAATTCAGCACACGCATTTTCGTCATCGCTCAAGCCCAAACCTCTTGTTAGTCTCAAATCCCACGGATCCTTCAAAAGCTTTCGAAACCAAAGGCATCTTAAGATCTGTCAATCCTCTTTGGTCGATGAACAACAGCAGGAGACCTCGTTCTCTGACGCAGAGAACCAGCTCATCGACGCCCTCATCGGAATCCAAGGTCGCGGTCGATCCGCTTCTCCTCGACAGCTCAAT GACGTGGAGCAGGCGGTGAAATTTCTAGAAGGATTAGGAGGTGTACCTGATCCa ACGAGCTCTAGCTTGATTGAAGGTCGCTGGCAACTGATGTTTACAACCAGACCAGGAACAGCATCTCCGATTCAG AGAACATTTGTCGGAGTTGACTTCTTCAGTGTTTTTCAAGAGGTCTGTCTTCGGACAAATGATCCACGTGTCTCCAATATTGTAAGATTCTCTGATGCAATAGGCGAGCTGAAAGTGGAGGTATGA